One genomic segment of Fundulus heteroclitus isolate FHET01 chromosome 10, MU-UCD_Fhet_4.1, whole genome shotgun sequence includes these proteins:
- the minpp1b gene encoding multiple inositol polyphosphate phosphatase 1b: MFQLGTHGFLLATLSLVPTRVFCSSAEVPDVPNIAAYFGTKTRYEEVKPNLLRDPLTVNTSVLRPPPGEFCSPVHVTAVIRHGSRYPTAKNIRRILTLSQLVQKDASRTSGGSTGLLQELRDRWEPWYTEDMDGQLVRKGRDDLQFLARRLATLFPSLLSKENVTKRRIRLVTSSKHRCVSSVEAFQEGLKQHWGCHDDAPGYSHAVDDELMRFFERCRGYVEGVENNRTAMLEVEKFKHGQEMEAVRRRMAEKLGLSRHLLTPDLVEAAFFICSYELSIKSIHSPWCSLFDESDAKVLEYKSDLKQFWKRSHGHGITSLSSCPLFHHIFRTLDKAGRPRRSTEAAPEPASILVGHAETLLPLLSLLGLYKDQTLPTASNYHSQHGRSFRTSRIVPYAANLLFVLYDCQRGPRLQMLLNETPLRFPGLQAEDAPLYRDVRATYRHLLDGCDFHRECEGRVEGRGPNTEL, translated from the exons ATGTTCCAGCTCGGAACACACGGGTTCCTGCTGGCGACCCTCAGCCTGGTTCCGACCCGCGTATTCTGTTCTTCCGCCGAAGTACCAGACGTCCCTAATATTGCCGCTTACTTCGGAACCAAGACCCGCTACGAGGAGGTGAAACCGAACCTTCTGCGGGACCCTTTAACCGTGAACACCTCTGTCCTCAGACCCCCGCCAGGTGAGTTCTGCTCCCCGGTCCACGTGACCGCCGTCATCAGGCACGGCAGCCGGTACCCGACCGCCAAGAACATCCGCAGGATCCTCACACTCAGCCAGCTGGTCCAGAAAGATGCTTCCAGAACCTCAGGAGGCTCCACCGGCTTGCTGCAGGAGCTCCGGGACCGCTGGGAGCCCTGGTACACCGAGGATATGGACG gccAGCTGGTGAGGAAGGGCAGGGACGATCTCCAGTTCCTGGCCCGGCGGCTGGCCACTCTCTTCCCGTCTCTGCTGTCGAAGGAAAACGTGACCAAGAGGAGAATCCGCCTGGTTACCAGCTCCAAGCACCGCTGTGTGAGCAGCGTGGAGGCCTTCCAGGAGGGTCTGAAGCAGCACTGGGGTTGCCACG ATGACGCTCCGGGATACAGCCACGCGGTGGACGACGAGCTGATGCGCTTCTTCGAACGTTGCCGCGGTTATGTGGAGGGCGTGGAGAACAACCGCACTGCCATGCTGGAGGTGGAGAAGTTCAAACACGGCCAGGAGATGGAGgcagtgaggaggaggatggcGGAGAAACTCGGCCTCTCTCGTCACCTGCTCACGCCAG ACTTGGTGGAAGCAGCGTTCTTCATCTGTTCCTACGAACTGTCCATCAAATCCATTCACTCGCCGTGGTGCTCCCTGTTTGACGAGAGCGATGCAAAG gtgtTGGAGTACAAGTCTGATCTGAAGCAGTTCTGGAAGCGCTCTCACGGTCACGGGATCACCAGTCTGTCCAGCTGCCCGCTCTTTCATCACATCTTCAGGACCCTGGACAAAGCAGGCCGTCCTCGCAG ATCCACGGAGGCAGCTCCAGAACCAGCCTCTATCCTGGTGGGACATGCTGAGAcactcctccccctcctctctctgctTGGCCTGTACAAAGACCAGACTCTGCCCACCGCCAGCAACTACCACTCACAGCACG GAAGAAGTTTCCGGACCAGCCGCATCGTTCCGTACGCTGCAAACCTGCTCTTTGTTCTCTACGACTGTCAGCGCGGCCCCCGGCTACAGATGCTGCTCAACGAAACGCCGCTGCGCTTCCCGGGCCTCCAGGCTGAGGACGCGCCGCTCTACAGGGACGTCCGCGCAACAtaccgccacctgctggacgGATGTGACTTCCACAGAGAGTGTGAGGGGAGAGTGGAGGGTCGGGGGCCCAACACAGAGCTTTGA
- the tecpr1a gene encoding tectonin beta-propeller repeat-containing protein 1 isoform X2, whose product MPVSLLWAVDVYGRVYSLSTAGQQWEQCRISQMEFKRVTAAQTCCWGIACDNSVYLNVHASDLPIRYQEDTYENQRWNPVDGFSDRLLPSDRWQWSDSSGLQHQPLNGFQLPSSTWEWEGDWYVDENLEGEPTEKEGWTYAMDFPAAYTKDKKWNSCVRRRRWLRYRRYKAMDTWAKIPSQQTTLPDPFSDISCGGWEISEEPGGRLSLWAVSLQGKVWFREGISHHNPEGSSWVEVPLPGEVVQISCGPGDLVWAVLWEGQLLVREGISRDNSKGTSWAVVESPNPEVGAIHVAVGVNVVWAVTKDNKVWFRRGVNSHNPCGSGWISMVGEMAMINVGLNDQVWAIGCEDRVVYFRQGITSSELSGKTWKAINVPRDGDRSHSSASASSLHSAGCFFSGEVRAPSVASDAELDIEHPPGDGAISNAPLHCPEPCVDAHKNTSSELCIEPLKPHIPKVTSDSFISELVSDRKPAKTDAESVSSAVLEEEVVPGEGEVNVLCSDAITSTQSGGPPDPQWSNVDLEEAQIQHVQTGAVPDSADSCSLSSVATYTLALEDQYGADEHPLWAWVSGGGCSVDSHSQLNWFNCPLNTSMLQSVQSMSLSVSPAQTAAWRKQIFEQLTERSKREMDNFRHYEQAIEQSVWVKKGAMQWWRDWKPHKWIDVHFALEQFSGADGNKDGILFIYYNYHEEKKYLHAFINEVTILVPVLNHSKHTFAIYTPERTKQRWPIRLAAATELEMYDWLALLSVSCCDSRGIHGPPSKQAIWSITCKGDIFVSEPSSALEATPYPTPCDQMFWRQVGGHLRLVDCNSLGIVWGIGYDHTAWVYSGGYGGGFFQGLASSTDNIYTQTDTKSVYIYENQRWNPVTGYTTRGLPTDRYMWSDASGLHECTKTGTKPPSPHWTWVSDWAIDYSVSGGTDREGWQYAADFPASYHGFKTMKDFVRRRRWARKCKLTTTGPWQEIPPIQLSDVTILPCSAQSSVDVVPLWAISNKGDVLCRMGVTLLTPAGTSWLHVGTDQPFKSISIGAASQVWGVARDGSAFYRGSVSAQSPAGDCWYHIPSPAKQKLKQVSVGRTSVYTVDENGNLWYRQGVTPSYPQGSSWEHISNNVRKVSVGPLDQVWIIADKVQGSHSLSCGTVCHRLGVQPMDPKGQSWDYGIGGGWDHITIRGNSMEPSRICLSSMTDPSPQAPRGPLPVRSTESSSPLSS is encoded by the exons ATGCCTGTCTCCCTGCTGTGGGCGGTGGACGTGTACGGGCGCGTCTACAGCCTGTCCACCGCGGGACAGCAGTGGGAGCAGTGCCGCATTTCCCAGATGGAGTTCAAGCGGGTGACGGCAGCCCAGACGTGCTGCTGGGGCATTGCGTGTGACAACAGCGTCTACCTGAACGTCCACGCGTCTGACCTGCCCATCCGCTACCAGGAGGACACCTACGAGAATCAG AGATGGAATCCCGTTGATGGTTTCTCAGACCGCTTGCTACCAAGTGACCGTTGGCAATGGAGCGACTCTTCAGGGCTGCAACATCAACCCCTGAACGGCTTCCAGCTCCCCTCCAGCACCTGGGAGTGGGAGGGAGACTGGTATGTGGATGAAAACCTTGAGGGAGAGCCCACAGAGAAAGAG GGTTGGACGTACGCCATGGATTTTCCTGCCGCCTACACCAAAGACAAGAAGTGGAACTCGTGTGTCCGTCGCAGGCGGTGGCTCCGCTACAGGAGGTACAAAGCCATGGACACCTGGGCCAAG ATCCCCTCACAGCAGACAACTCTACCAGACCCCTTTAGTGACATCAGCTGTGGAGGCTGGGAGATCAGTGAGGAGCCCGGGGGCCGGCTGTCTCTGTGGGCCGTGTCCCTGCAAGGAAAG GTGTGGTTCAGAGAAGGAATCTCTCACCACAACCCTGAGGGATCTTCATGGGTGGAGGTGCCTCTCCCCGGAGAAGTGGTCCAGATCAGCTGCGGCCCTGGGGACCTGGTCTGGGCCGTGCTTTGGGAGGGGCAACTACTTGTCAGGGAGGGCATTAGTCGAGACAACTCGAAAG GTACTTCCTGGGCAGTGGTGGAGTCTCCGAACCCCGAGGTGGGAGCTATACATGTGGCTGTGGGAGTGAATGTAGTCTGGGCTGTGACTAAAGATAACAAA GTGTGGTTTAGGCGAGGTGTGAATTCTCACAACCCCTGCGGTTCTGGGTGGATCAGCATGGTTGGAGAGATGGCCATGATCAACGTTGGACTGAACGACCAG GTGTGGGCTATTGGCTGTGAGGACCGGGTTGTATATTTCAGACAGGGGATCACCTCCAGCGAACTGAGTGGTAAAACCTGGAAGGCCATCAATGTTCCTAGAGACGGGGATCGGTCCCACTCCAGTGCGAGTGCAAGCAGTCTACATAG CGCtggttgctttttttctggTGAGGTGCGGGCTCCATCAGTAGCAAGCGATGCTGAATTAGACATAGAACATCCCCCCGGTGATggagccatcagcaatgcaccATTGCATTGCCCAGAACCCTGTGTAGATGCCCACAAAAACACTTCATCAGAACTGTGCATCGAGCCGCTTAAGCCCCACATCCCCAAGGTCACAAGCGACAGCTTCATCTCTGAACTCGTCTCCGACAGAAAACCGGCAAAGACTGATGCTGAATCAGTCTCTTCTGCCGTCTTGGAGGAGGAGGTTGTCCCTGGAGAAGGAGAGGTCAATGTTCTGTGTAGTGATGCCATTACCTCTACTCAGTCAGGTGGTCCTCCTGATCCCCAGTGGAGTAACGTAGATCTGGAGGAAGCACAGATCCAGCACGTTCAAACGGGGGCTGTGCCAGACTCTGCCGACTCCTGCAGTTTGTCATCGGTAGCAACCTACACCCTCGCCTTGGAGGATCAGTATGGGGCGGACGAGCACCCTCTGTGGGCCTGGGTCAGCGGAGGAGGCTGCTCTGTGGACAGTCACTCTCAACTCAACTGGTTTAACTGCCCATTGAACACAT CTATGCTTCAGTCGGTCCAGTCCATGAGTCTGTCGGTGTCTCCTGCACAGACGGCTGCTTGGCGGAAACAAATCTTTGAGCAGCTCACTGAAAGGTCCAAGAGAGAGATGGATAATTTCAGGCATTATGAACAAGCCATTGAACAG TCGGTGTGGGTGAAGAAAGGAGCCATGCAGTGGTGGAGAGACTGGAAGCCGCATAAGTGGATTGATGTTCACTTTGCCCTGGAACAGTTTTCAGGAGCTGACGGCAACAAGGATgggattttattcatttattacaaTTACCACGAGGAGAAGAAG TACCTTCATGCCTTCATTAACGAAGTGACCATCCTGGTTCCTGTGCTGAATCACTCCAAGCACACGTTTGCCATCTACACTCCTGAACGTACCAAACAGAGGTGGCCGATAAGATTGGCAGCTGCCACAGAGCTGGAGATGTATGACTGG CTGGCGTTGTTGAGTGTTTCCTGCTGTGACTCCAGAGGGATCCATGGTCCTCCATCCAAGCAGGCAATCTGGTCCATCACCTGTAAAGGGGACATCTTTGTCAGCGAGCCCTCCTCGGCTCTGGAAGCCACGCCTTACCCTACACCCTGTGATCAAAT gtTCTGGCGGCAGGTTGGGGGCCACCTGCGTTTAGTGGATTGTAACAGCCTGGGGATAGTGTGGGGCATCGGCTATGACCACACTGCCTGGGTCTACTCTGGAGGCTATGGAGGAGGCTTTTTCCAGGGGTTGGCCAGCAGCACAGATAATATCTACACACAGACTGACACCAAGAGCGTTTACATCTATGAGAACCAGAGGTGGAACCCTGTTACTGGCTACACAACCAG AGGCCTTCCAACAGACCGCTACATGTGGAGTGACGCTTCAGGATTACACGAGTGCACTAAGACTGGTACAAAACCACCTTCTCCTCATTGGACGTGG GTGTCTGACTGGGCTATTGACTACAGTGTTTCCGGGGgaacagacagagagggctggcaGTATGCTGCAGATTTTCCAGC GTCCTATCACGGCTTTAAAACCATGAAGGACTTTGTGCGGCGCAGGCGATGGGCCAG GAAATGTAAACTGACAACAACCGGACCTTGGCAAGAAATTCCACCAATCCAACTGAGTGATGTCACAATCCTGCCTTGTAGCGCTCAGAGCAGCGTAGATGTAGTTCCTCTTTGGGCGATCAGCAACAAAGGAGATGTCCTGTGTAGAATGGGAGTCACCCTACTGACACCTGCT GGAACCTCATGGCTTCACGTGGGGACAGACCAGCCTTTCAAGTCCATCTCCATCGGAGCTGCCAGCCAGGTTTGGGGCGTCGCCAGGGACGGTTCCGCCTTCTATCGGGGGTCGGTCTCAGCACAAAGCCCAGCAG GGGACTGCTGGTACCACATCCCGTCTCCAGCCAAACAAAAGCTGAAGCAGGTGTCCGTGGGCAGAACATCAGTTTACACTGTGGACGAAAACG GGAACCTGTGGTACAGACAGGGAGTGACCCCCAGCTACCCTCAGGGCTCCTCCTGGGAGCACATCTCAAACAATGTGCGCAAAGTCTCTGTAGGACCCTTGGATCAG GTATGGATCATAGCAGACAAGGTTCAGGGCAGCCACAGTCTGAGCTGCGGGACAGTGTGCCATCG
- the tecpr1a gene encoding tectonin beta-propeller repeat-containing protein 1 isoform X1, whose protein sequence is MPVSLLWAVDVYGRVYSLSTAGQQWEQCRISQMEFKRVTAAQTCCWGIACDNSVYLNVHASDLPIRYQEDTYENQRWNPVDGFSDRLLPSDRWQWSDSSGLQHQPLNGFQLPSSTWEWEGDWYVDENLEGEPTEKEGWTYAMDFPAAYTKDKKWNSCVRRRRWLRYRRYKAMDTWAKDEPGHSTHTQSKFFKIPSQQTTLPDPFSDISCGGWEISEEPGGRLSLWAVSLQGKVWFREGISHHNPEGSSWVEVPLPGEVVQISCGPGDLVWAVLWEGQLLVREGISRDNSKGTSWAVVESPNPEVGAIHVAVGVNVVWAVTKDNKVWFRRGVNSHNPCGSGWISMVGEMAMINVGLNDQVWAIGCEDRVVYFRQGITSSELSGKTWKAINVPRDGDRSHSSASASSLHSAGCFFSGEVRAPSVASDAELDIEHPPGDGAISNAPLHCPEPCVDAHKNTSSELCIEPLKPHIPKVTSDSFISELVSDRKPAKTDAESVSSAVLEEEVVPGEGEVNVLCSDAITSTQSGGPPDPQWSNVDLEEAQIQHVQTGAVPDSADSCSLSSVATYTLALEDQYGADEHPLWAWVSGGGCSVDSHSQLNWFNCPLNTSMLQSVQSMSLSVSPAQTAAWRKQIFEQLTERSKREMDNFRHYEQAIEQSVWVKKGAMQWWRDWKPHKWIDVHFALEQFSGADGNKDGILFIYYNYHEEKKYLHAFINEVTILVPVLNHSKHTFAIYTPERTKQRWPIRLAAATELEMYDWLALLSVSCCDSRGIHGPPSKQAIWSITCKGDIFVSEPSSALEATPYPTPCDQMFWRQVGGHLRLVDCNSLGIVWGIGYDHTAWVYSGGYGGGFFQGLASSTDNIYTQTDTKSVYIYENQRWNPVTGYTTRGLPTDRYMWSDASGLHECTKTGTKPPSPHWTWVSDWAIDYSVSGGTDREGWQYAADFPASYHGFKTMKDFVRRRRWARKCKLTTTGPWQEIPPIQLSDVTILPCSAQSSVDVVPLWAISNKGDVLCRMGVTLLTPAGTSWLHVGTDQPFKSISIGAASQVWGVARDGSAFYRGSVSAQSPAGDCWYHIPSPAKQKLKQVSVGRTSVYTVDENGNLWYRQGVTPSYPQGSSWEHISNNVRKVSVGPLDQVWIIADKVQGSHSLSCGTVCHRLGVQPMDPKGQSWDYGIGGGWDHITIRGNSMEPSRICLSSMTDPSPQAPRGPLPVRSTESSSPLSS, encoded by the exons ATGCCTGTCTCCCTGCTGTGGGCGGTGGACGTGTACGGGCGCGTCTACAGCCTGTCCACCGCGGGACAGCAGTGGGAGCAGTGCCGCATTTCCCAGATGGAGTTCAAGCGGGTGACGGCAGCCCAGACGTGCTGCTGGGGCATTGCGTGTGACAACAGCGTCTACCTGAACGTCCACGCGTCTGACCTGCCCATCCGCTACCAGGAGGACACCTACGAGAATCAG AGATGGAATCCCGTTGATGGTTTCTCAGACCGCTTGCTACCAAGTGACCGTTGGCAATGGAGCGACTCTTCAGGGCTGCAACATCAACCCCTGAACGGCTTCCAGCTCCCCTCCAGCACCTGGGAGTGGGAGGGAGACTGGTATGTGGATGAAAACCTTGAGGGAGAGCCCACAGAGAAAGAG GGTTGGACGTACGCCATGGATTTTCCTGCCGCCTACACCAAAGACAAGAAGTGGAACTCGTGTGTCCGTCGCAGGCGGTGGCTCCGCTACAGGAGGTACAAAGCCATGGACACCTGGGCCAAG gatgaacccggacacagcacacacacacagagcaagttctttaaa ATCCCCTCACAGCAGACAACTCTACCAGACCCCTTTAGTGACATCAGCTGTGGAGGCTGGGAGATCAGTGAGGAGCCCGGGGGCCGGCTGTCTCTGTGGGCCGTGTCCCTGCAAGGAAAG GTGTGGTTCAGAGAAGGAATCTCTCACCACAACCCTGAGGGATCTTCATGGGTGGAGGTGCCTCTCCCCGGAGAAGTGGTCCAGATCAGCTGCGGCCCTGGGGACCTGGTCTGGGCCGTGCTTTGGGAGGGGCAACTACTTGTCAGGGAGGGCATTAGTCGAGACAACTCGAAAG GTACTTCCTGGGCAGTGGTGGAGTCTCCGAACCCCGAGGTGGGAGCTATACATGTGGCTGTGGGAGTGAATGTAGTCTGGGCTGTGACTAAAGATAACAAA GTGTGGTTTAGGCGAGGTGTGAATTCTCACAACCCCTGCGGTTCTGGGTGGATCAGCATGGTTGGAGAGATGGCCATGATCAACGTTGGACTGAACGACCAG GTGTGGGCTATTGGCTGTGAGGACCGGGTTGTATATTTCAGACAGGGGATCACCTCCAGCGAACTGAGTGGTAAAACCTGGAAGGCCATCAATGTTCCTAGAGACGGGGATCGGTCCCACTCCAGTGCGAGTGCAAGCAGTCTACATAG CGCtggttgctttttttctggTGAGGTGCGGGCTCCATCAGTAGCAAGCGATGCTGAATTAGACATAGAACATCCCCCCGGTGATggagccatcagcaatgcaccATTGCATTGCCCAGAACCCTGTGTAGATGCCCACAAAAACACTTCATCAGAACTGTGCATCGAGCCGCTTAAGCCCCACATCCCCAAGGTCACAAGCGACAGCTTCATCTCTGAACTCGTCTCCGACAGAAAACCGGCAAAGACTGATGCTGAATCAGTCTCTTCTGCCGTCTTGGAGGAGGAGGTTGTCCCTGGAGAAGGAGAGGTCAATGTTCTGTGTAGTGATGCCATTACCTCTACTCAGTCAGGTGGTCCTCCTGATCCCCAGTGGAGTAACGTAGATCTGGAGGAAGCACAGATCCAGCACGTTCAAACGGGGGCTGTGCCAGACTCTGCCGACTCCTGCAGTTTGTCATCGGTAGCAACCTACACCCTCGCCTTGGAGGATCAGTATGGGGCGGACGAGCACCCTCTGTGGGCCTGGGTCAGCGGAGGAGGCTGCTCTGTGGACAGTCACTCTCAACTCAACTGGTTTAACTGCCCATTGAACACAT CTATGCTTCAGTCGGTCCAGTCCATGAGTCTGTCGGTGTCTCCTGCACAGACGGCTGCTTGGCGGAAACAAATCTTTGAGCAGCTCACTGAAAGGTCCAAGAGAGAGATGGATAATTTCAGGCATTATGAACAAGCCATTGAACAG TCGGTGTGGGTGAAGAAAGGAGCCATGCAGTGGTGGAGAGACTGGAAGCCGCATAAGTGGATTGATGTTCACTTTGCCCTGGAACAGTTTTCAGGAGCTGACGGCAACAAGGATgggattttattcatttattacaaTTACCACGAGGAGAAGAAG TACCTTCATGCCTTCATTAACGAAGTGACCATCCTGGTTCCTGTGCTGAATCACTCCAAGCACACGTTTGCCATCTACACTCCTGAACGTACCAAACAGAGGTGGCCGATAAGATTGGCAGCTGCCACAGAGCTGGAGATGTATGACTGG CTGGCGTTGTTGAGTGTTTCCTGCTGTGACTCCAGAGGGATCCATGGTCCTCCATCCAAGCAGGCAATCTGGTCCATCACCTGTAAAGGGGACATCTTTGTCAGCGAGCCCTCCTCGGCTCTGGAAGCCACGCCTTACCCTACACCCTGTGATCAAAT gtTCTGGCGGCAGGTTGGGGGCCACCTGCGTTTAGTGGATTGTAACAGCCTGGGGATAGTGTGGGGCATCGGCTATGACCACACTGCCTGGGTCTACTCTGGAGGCTATGGAGGAGGCTTTTTCCAGGGGTTGGCCAGCAGCACAGATAATATCTACACACAGACTGACACCAAGAGCGTTTACATCTATGAGAACCAGAGGTGGAACCCTGTTACTGGCTACACAACCAG AGGCCTTCCAACAGACCGCTACATGTGGAGTGACGCTTCAGGATTACACGAGTGCACTAAGACTGGTACAAAACCACCTTCTCCTCATTGGACGTGG GTGTCTGACTGGGCTATTGACTACAGTGTTTCCGGGGgaacagacagagagggctggcaGTATGCTGCAGATTTTCCAGC GTCCTATCACGGCTTTAAAACCATGAAGGACTTTGTGCGGCGCAGGCGATGGGCCAG GAAATGTAAACTGACAACAACCGGACCTTGGCAAGAAATTCCACCAATCCAACTGAGTGATGTCACAATCCTGCCTTGTAGCGCTCAGAGCAGCGTAGATGTAGTTCCTCTTTGGGCGATCAGCAACAAAGGAGATGTCCTGTGTAGAATGGGAGTCACCCTACTGACACCTGCT GGAACCTCATGGCTTCACGTGGGGACAGACCAGCCTTTCAAGTCCATCTCCATCGGAGCTGCCAGCCAGGTTTGGGGCGTCGCCAGGGACGGTTCCGCCTTCTATCGGGGGTCGGTCTCAGCACAAAGCCCAGCAG GGGACTGCTGGTACCACATCCCGTCTCCAGCCAAACAAAAGCTGAAGCAGGTGTCCGTGGGCAGAACATCAGTTTACACTGTGGACGAAAACG GGAACCTGTGGTACAGACAGGGAGTGACCCCCAGCTACCCTCAGGGCTCCTCCTGGGAGCACATCTCAAACAATGTGCGCAAAGTCTCTGTAGGACCCTTGGATCAG GTATGGATCATAGCAGACAAGGTTCAGGGCAGCCACAGTCTGAGCTGCGGGACAGTGTGCCATCG